A portion of the Actomonas aquatica genome contains these proteins:
- the dprA gene encoding DNA-processing protein DprA encodes MNLTAAQAYLVLNALPNIGPVNLRRLLAAFGEDPVAVLAAPAKALEAVKGVGPKTSATIVGWEQVFDLAREEARIAKARAKFVTCVDEHYPAALREIYDPPIGLYQRGDYTFDRPGFAIVGSRKTTLYGQKVAHALAGELTRAGFCIVSGLARGIDSHAHQGALDAGGPTVGVLGTGMDIIYPPENLDLYRQTAANGAVVSEFPFGRRADRQSFAMRNRIVAGMSQGVVVIESDVAGGSMITARFAGEQGRQLFAVPGRIDQPTSAGCHQLIRDGATLVTCVDDILAEFSYLDGLKPQRIGAQAELPVEDEGPPMAPTEAKVMACFAGGAQLGPDELVGLTGLGISEVNTALMMLELQRRLAKRTDGRYEAT; translated from the coding sequence ATGAACCTCACGGCGGCTCAGGCTTACCTGGTGCTCAATGCGCTGCCCAACATCGGGCCGGTAAACCTGCGCCGTTTGTTGGCAGCGTTTGGCGAGGATCCAGTAGCGGTGCTGGCGGCACCGGCCAAAGCCCTCGAAGCGGTGAAGGGCGTGGGGCCCAAAACGAGCGCGACGATCGTGGGCTGGGAACAGGTCTTTGATCTCGCTCGCGAGGAGGCTCGCATCGCCAAAGCGCGGGCGAAATTCGTCACCTGCGTCGACGAACACTATCCGGCGGCATTGCGCGAAATTTATGATCCGCCCATTGGGCTGTATCAGCGTGGTGACTACACCTTTGATCGTCCCGGCTTCGCCATCGTCGGCAGCCGCAAAACCACCCTTTATGGTCAGAAGGTTGCCCATGCACTGGCCGGTGAACTCACGCGGGCGGGTTTTTGTATCGTGAGTGGTTTGGCGCGGGGTATCGATTCACACGCGCACCAAGGGGCGCTCGATGCCGGTGGTCCGACGGTGGGGGTGCTCGGCACTGGCATGGACATCATCTACCCGCCGGAGAACCTCGATCTCTACCGGCAGACCGCGGCGAACGGCGCGGTGGTGAGTGAGTTTCCCTTCGGCCGGAGGGCCGACCGGCAGTCCTTCGCCATGCGCAATCGCATCGTCGCGGGCATGTCGCAGGGCGTGGTGGTGATCGAGTCGGATGTCGCGGGCGGCTCGATGATCACGGCGCGATTTGCGGGCGAGCAGGGGCGGCAACTTTTTGCGGTGCCGGGCCGCATCGATCAGCCAACGAGCGCGGGCTGTCACCAGCTCATTCGCGACGGGGCGACTCTGGTGACCTGCGTGGACGATATCCTCGCGGAGTTTTCCTATCTCGACGGACTCAAGCCGCAGCGCATCGGCGCGCAGGCGGAGTTGCCGGTCGAGGACGAAGGTCCGCCGATGGCGCCGACGGAGGCCAAGGTAATGGCGTGTTTTGCCGGCGGCGCCCAACTTGGCCCGGACGAACTGGTCGGGCTGACTGGGCTCGGTATCAGCGAGGTGAATACCGCGCTGATGATGCTCGAACTGCAGCGCCGCCTGGCCAAGCGCACCGACGGCCGCTACGAGGCGACGTAA
- the nrdR gene encoding transcriptional regulator NrdR produces the protein MRCPKCTSIDDKVIDSRISKEGNTIRRRRECLECGHRFSTTETLVREGLSVIKRDGRREDFERSKLARAINAACHKRPIDEEQIAMLIEDVIDALEAQFDTQIPSRHIGDAVMQRLSRIDQVAYVRFASIYKQFRDASEFIHEINALDRPKTPQV, from the coding sequence ATGCGCTGTCCCAAATGCACTTCGATCGATGACAAGGTCATCGACTCCCGCATCAGCAAGGAGGGCAACACGATCCGTCGCCGCCGTGAATGCCTGGAATGCGGGCACCGTTTCAGCACGACCGAAACCCTCGTGCGCGAGGGCCTCTCCGTGATCAAACGCGACGGCCGCCGCGAGGACTTCGAGCGCAGCAAACTCGCCCGCGCCATCAACGCCGCCTGCCACAAGCGCCCGATCGACGAGGAGCAGATCGCCATGCTCATCGAGGACGTGATCGACGCCCTGGAGGCCCAGTTCGACACCCAGATCCCGTCGCGCCACATCGGCGACGCGGTCATGCAACGCCTCTCCCGCATCGATCAGGTGGCCTACGTGCGCTTCGCCAGCATCTACAAACAGTTCCGCGACGCCTCGGAGTTCATCCACGAGATCAACGCCCTCGATCGGCCGAAGACGCCTCAGGTATGA
- a CDS encoding Sb-PDE family phosphodiesterase codes for MTADRLLRAALFFALTTTGLLAHDDEAHHWDEPFDFPDLPGYLTLVSDLHQHSVFSDGAVWPTIRVQESKRDGIEVMALTEHLEYQPHAADIPHPDRNRSFHLAHDHAQDDLLVVTGAEVTRSMPPGHINAIFIEDANRLIMDDPMAVAQEATRQGGFLFWNHPMWLPQKPDGVSELTPLHEQMIAAKVLHGIEVVNHGRYSEEALQIALDHDLTIMGTSDVHGLIAWEYETYPHLHRPVTLIFAEAQTAPAVREALFDHRTVVWYTDTLIGRQRWVEPLTRACLDIAPVGYPNDHLALKVVVSNSSSTPFTLRNRSAYALHRTADIFRVPAHGQITLEFKTREKLEAVDLSFEVLNAIIAPATHPTLTWEKLTVGTDASAAAEH; via the coding sequence ATGACTGCCGACCGCCTTCTCCGCGCCGCTCTGTTCTTTGCCCTCACGACCACCGGTCTGCTGGCCCACGACGATGAAGCTCACCATTGGGATGAGCCTTTTGATTTCCCGGATCTGCCGGGCTACCTGACCCTTGTCAGCGACCTGCATCAGCACTCGGTGTTTTCAGACGGCGCGGTGTGGCCGACCATCCGCGTGCAGGAGAGCAAGCGCGATGGCATTGAGGTGATGGCCCTCACCGAACACTTGGAGTATCAGCCCCACGCCGCCGACATCCCCCACCCCGATCGCAATCGCAGTTTTCACCTCGCCCACGACCACGCCCAGGATGACTTGCTCGTGGTGACCGGTGCGGAAGTCACCCGCAGCATGCCCCCGGGGCACATCAACGCGATTTTCATCGAGGACGCGAATCGGTTGATCATGGACGACCCGATGGCCGTGGCGCAGGAAGCGACCCGCCAGGGCGGTTTCCTGTTCTGGAACCATCCCATGTGGCTGCCGCAAAAGCCCGATGGCGTCTCCGAACTCACGCCCCTGCATGAGCAAATGATCGCGGCCAAGGTCCTGCATGGCATCGAAGTGGTGAATCATGGCCGCTACTCCGAGGAGGCACTGCAGATCGCACTCGATCACGATCTTACCATCATGGGCACCTCGGACGTGCACGGTCTGATCGCGTGGGAATACGAAACCTACCCGCACCTGCATCGTCCGGTGACCCTGATTTTCGCCGAGGCGCAGACGGCGCCGGCCGTGCGCGAGGCTCTCTTCGATCACCGCACCGTGGTCTGGTATACGGATACTCTGATCGGACGTCAGCGCTGGGTGGAGCCATTGACCCGCGCCTGTCTCGACATCGCGCCGGTGGGTTATCCCAACGATCACCTCGCCCTCAAGGTCGTGGTCTCCAATAGCAGCAGCACGCCCTTCACCCTGCGCAACCGCTCGGCCTACGCGCTGCATCGGACGGCCGACATCTTCCGGGTGCCCGCACACGGTCAAATCACCTTGGAATTCAAAACCCGGGAGAAGCTCGAAGCCGTCGACCTGAGTTTTGAGGTGCTCAACGCCATCATCGCGCCGGCCACCCATCCCACCCTCACCTGGGAAAAGTTGACGGTCGGCACAGACGCGTCGGCCGCCGCAGAGCACTGA
- the acpS gene encoding holo-ACP synthase → MIDLPPGGILLGLGCDLIEVERIRGVLERQGERFLNRVFTAEERAYCDSLKHPQKHYAARFAAKEAVSKCFTTGIGAELGWQSISVYHGERHEPRIRLDAKGEALLQQVGGSHVLVSLSHTETSAMAVAAILKTPPASA, encoded by the coding sequence ATGATCGACCTTCCACCCGGCGGCATTCTTCTCGGCCTTGGCTGCGACCTCATTGAGGTGGAACGCATCCGAGGCGTCTTGGAGCGGCAGGGCGAGCGTTTCCTCAACCGCGTGTTCACGGCCGAGGAGCGAGCCTACTGCGACAGTCTGAAGCACCCGCAAAAACACTACGCTGCTCGCTTCGCCGCCAAGGAAGCCGTCTCCAAGTGCTTCACCACCGGCATCGGTGCCGAGCTCGGCTGGCAGTCGATTTCCGTCTATCATGGCGAACGTCACGAACCGCGCATCCGTCTCGACGCCAAGGGCGAGGCGTTGTTGCAACAGGTCGGGGGCTCGCATGTGTTGGTGTCGCTGTCCCACACCGAAACCTCCGCCATGGCCGTTGCCGCCATTCTTAAAACTCCTCCCGCATCCGCATGA
- a CDS encoding histidine triad nucleotide-binding protein produces MPTLFEKIIAREIPAKIEWEDEFCIVIHDIQPQAPLHLLIIPKEPIPRLAEAGDNDGPQLGHLLLIAREMAKKFDLANGFRVVINNGPDGCESVPHLHVHLLAQRQMQWPPG; encoded by the coding sequence ATGCCCACCCTCTTTGAGAAGATCATCGCCCGCGAAATCCCGGCCAAGATCGAATGGGAAGACGAGTTTTGCATCGTCATTCACGACATCCAGCCGCAGGCCCCGCTCCATCTGCTCATCATTCCGAAGGAGCCCATTCCCCGCCTCGCCGAAGCCGGTGACAACGATGGCCCACAGCTCGGTCACCTCCTGCTCATCGCCCGCGAAATGGCCAAGAAATTCGACCTGGCCAACGGCTTCCGCGTCGTGATCAACAACGGTCCCGACGGCTGCGAAAGCGTGCCCCATCTCCACGTCCACCTGCTGGCCCAACGCCAGATGCAGTGGCCTCCGGGCTGA
- a CDS encoding NAD(P)H-hydrate dehydratase: MTYLPGTHPILDCAAAAAWERELFGGDEAKEWAALQQAGRAVAHALLEDLAVAGASTHGGRLLLLVGKGHNGGDALLAAAELLGQPGNTWQVEVGFVFGQNALRPLAVAAWRRLQEIGGSERVRAVTRDGLAGAYAAVLDGVFGFQFRPPLREPALAWLAASAALTTRVRAAVDLPSGLDEDGAFRADVTYATGILKTPLLNCANAGRLRYLDLGFFTDASPGEQRVLTTAVLNPLRQLRPAHSDKRTFGHVVIVGGSRSYPGAVAMSAIAALHSGAGLVTACVPESIAAAMAAQWPEIMWMGCAETPDGGIAIESGLAIREKLSRAQALVIGPGLSREPETHALVAELIRQATTPMVLDADALQSNLIALGTAPRVLTPHAGEYARIEKAIDPSKTHVVRKAPITTIKHAGVIYHGIDGGPVLARGGSGDILAGLIGGLLAGEPTEPIRAAAQAVTWQGLAARAVARSQGEVVVRTTAIIDHLNAVLRTDPAA; encoded by the coding sequence ATGACGTATTTGCCCGGCACGCATCCCATTCTCGATTGCGCGGCCGCGGCGGCGTGGGAGCGGGAGCTTTTCGGCGGGGATGAGGCCAAGGAATGGGCGGCCCTGCAGCAGGCAGGCCGCGCGGTCGCGCACGCGCTGTTGGAGGACCTGGCCGTGGCCGGCGCTTCGACACACGGTGGTCGGCTGCTGCTACTCGTCGGCAAAGGTCACAACGGCGGCGACGCTTTGCTCGCCGCGGCCGAACTGCTCGGCCAACCGGGCAACACGTGGCAGGTGGAGGTGGGTTTTGTGTTTGGGCAAAACGCGCTGCGCCCGCTGGCGGTGGCGGCGTGGCGACGTCTGCAGGAGATCGGCGGCAGCGAGCGGGTGCGGGCGGTCACGCGAGACGGTTTGGCGGGCGCTTACGCGGCGGTGCTCGACGGTGTATTTGGTTTTCAATTTCGCCCGCCGCTGCGCGAACCGGCCTTGGCATGGCTGGCCGCGTCGGCCGCGCTGACGACTCGCGTGCGCGCCGCCGTGGACCTGCCGAGCGGTTTGGACGAAGACGGCGCCTTCCGCGCCGATGTCACATACGCCACCGGCATTCTCAAAACTCCGTTGCTCAACTGCGCCAACGCGGGCCGGCTGCGTTACCTCGATCTGGGGTTCTTCACCGACGCGTCGCCGGGTGAGCAGCGGGTGTTGACGACGGCGGTGCTGAATCCGCTCCGCCAGCTGCGTCCGGCCCACTCCGACAAACGCACCTTCGGCCATGTCGTCATCGTCGGCGGCTCGCGCAGTTATCCGGGCGCGGTGGCGATGAGTGCGATTGCTGCGCTGCACAGCGGCGCGGGTTTGGTGACGGCGTGTGTGCCGGAATCGATCGCTGCGGCCATGGCCGCACAGTGGCCGGAAATCATGTGGATGGGGTGCGCGGAAACCCCGGACGGCGGCATTGCGATCGAGAGTGGTCTCGCCATCCGCGAAAAGCTTTCCCGCGCGCAAGCGTTGGTGATCGGTCCCGGGCTCAGTCGCGAACCGGAAACGCATGCGCTCGTGGCCGAGCTTATTCGCCAGGCGACGACACCGATGGTGCTCGATGCCGACGCCCTGCAAAGCAACCTTATCGCTCTCGGGACCGCACCGCGGGTGCTCACGCCGCATGCGGGCGAGTATGCCCGCATCGAGAAGGCCATCGACCCGTCCAAAACTCACGTCGTGCGCAAAGCGCCGATCACGACGATCAAGCACGCCGGAGTGATATACCACGGCATCGACGGCGGGCCGGTGCTCGCACGCGGTGGCAGTGGCGACATCCTCGCGGGCCTGATCGGCGGGCTCCTCGCCGGCGAACCGACGGAGCCCATCCGCGCTGCGGCGCAGGCTGTCACTTGGCAAGGTCTGGCGGCGCGCGCAGTCGCGCGATCGCAGGGCGAAGTGGTCGTGCGCACGACCGCCATCATCGATCACCTCAACGCCGTGCTGCGCACGGATCCGGCGGCATGA
- a CDS encoding pyridoxine 5'-phosphate synthase produces the protein MILLGLNIDHCATVRQARYRSVPAGAEPAVEPDPVALAVQAERAGADGITIHLREDRRHIIDADARRVRESIATRLNLEMACTPEMTQIAIELKPDSVCLVPENRAEITTEGGLDVVGQRERVKTIIDAMAAVGVTVSLFIDPDEPQIALAAELGAPCIELHTGAWANAFYVEDRRAAEWSRLVRGAEQAHALGLTVNAGHGINYVNVAEIRTLPHLHECNIGHSIISRALFTGIDEAVREMRERLNAGQS, from the coding sequence ATGATTCTCCTGGGTCTCAACATCGATCACTGCGCCACCGTCCGCCAAGCCCGCTACCGCTCGGTCCCGGCCGGCGCCGAACCCGCCGTCGAACCGGATCCCGTCGCCCTCGCCGTGCAAGCCGAGCGCGCCGGTGCTGATGGCATCACCATTCATCTGCGCGAAGACCGCCGGCACATCATCGATGCCGATGCGCGCCGCGTGCGCGAGTCGATCGCCACCCGCCTGAATCTCGAGATGGCGTGCACGCCGGAGATGACGCAGATCGCGATCGAACTGAAACCGGACTCCGTCTGCCTCGTGCCGGAAAACCGCGCCGAGATCACGACCGAGGGCGGACTCGACGTGGTCGGGCAACGCGAGCGGGTGAAGACCATCATCGACGCAATGGCGGCGGTCGGCGTGACCGTGAGCCTGTTCATCGACCCCGATGAGCCGCAGATCGCCCTCGCCGCCGAGCTCGGTGCGCCCTGCATCGAACTACACACCGGCGCATGGGCCAACGCCTTCTATGTCGAAGATCGCCGCGCGGCGGAGTGGTCCCGCCTCGTGCGCGGCGCCGAACAAGCCCATGCGCTCGGGCTCACGGTCAACGCCGGCCACGGCATCAACTACGTGAACGTCGCCGAGATCCGCACGCTCCCGCACCTGCACGAGTGCAACATCGGCCACAGCATCATCAGCCGCGCGCTCTTCACCGGCATCGACGAAGCCGTGCGCGAAATGCGCGAGCGGCTGAACGCCGGGCAGTCGTGA
- a CDS encoding GAF domain-containing hybrid sensor histidine kinase/response regulator, with translation MEDPARVKALARLHLQTPSPDGNFHRFTRLAREFLKAPVSMIALVGEKHQTLQAYETAEEEPPFPIDPDLGLELNRIVVEQGHPLILEDPTAVRAARGENNSISLIEAYAGYPICTPDGFVIGVFCILSPTPQRWQSQELELLHDLNQLVQSEIARIQQRVVNEAALQASEDRLAKVLGWADCLVWEAEVDCDSEHWDWHFNIQPSGLSQRLFGSRVLASSEGLYYKLHLPDQPDMDRRCREAILGGAPGYQQEFRIINQDGSETWLSESVTISALGNKRYWLVGVATDITLRKRLEQEMTRARDKAVEASRLKSQFLANMSHEIRTPMNGIIGMTDVLLATELSDQQKQMTEVIRQSSDALLLIINDVLDLSKIEAGMLKIERAPVALRDLLQEVTELFAQPARAKGLDLDCHIDSAVPDTVPSDSLRLRQILSNLIGNAIKFTETGRVAVDLRISTAPRQIRITVSDTGPGIPAAEQDRLFTPFVQVDGSFTRRHGGTGLGLAISRELAELMGGTITLKSQPGEGAAFTIELPVELPAAESPAEPVVPPSPPPVAPATAAAPEPTAAETAPVATPENTASTDLARVLLVEDNVTNQLVASLQLQRMRVGFAIANHGEEALEILARETFDAVLMDCQMPVLDGYTATQRIRAGEVAGLDVNIPVIALTAHAMVGDRDRCLAAGMNDYVAKPITMRSLQVALKNCGVLRSEDAPLRPRTPAAAATRPLNLQPSVIAEYRELPGEHHPSLLEDLLHEFCDNAPAEMKKLRKHVERNEPAEAARQAFEVAGLCANLGANEGRNTLLAMSESLRHGDPSTALAQLNACAPLITEIAAEAQQLLDKLGHEKPTT, from the coding sequence ATGGAAGATCCGGCCCGCGTGAAGGCCTTGGCGCGGCTACACCTGCAAACTCCCTCCCCCGACGGAAACTTCCACCGTTTCACCCGACTGGCCAGGGAGTTCCTGAAGGCTCCCGTCAGCATGATCGCTCTCGTCGGAGAAAAGCATCAAACCCTGCAAGCTTACGAAACGGCCGAGGAGGAACCGCCCTTCCCCATCGACCCGGACCTCGGCCTCGAACTCAACCGCATCGTCGTCGAGCAGGGACATCCGCTCATCCTCGAGGATCCGACCGCGGTGCGCGCCGCCCGGGGCGAAAATAACTCGATCAGCCTGATCGAAGCGTATGCCGGCTACCCCATCTGCACGCCGGACGGCTTTGTAATTGGCGTGTTCTGCATTCTCAGCCCGACGCCACAGCGCTGGCAGTCACAGGAGCTCGAACTTCTGCATGACCTCAACCAACTGGTCCAATCGGAGATCGCCCGCATCCAACAGCGGGTGGTCAACGAGGCCGCCTTGCAGGCCAGCGAAGATCGCCTGGCCAAGGTGCTGGGCTGGGCCGATTGTTTGGTCTGGGAAGCCGAGGTCGACTGCGACTCCGAGCACTGGGACTGGCACTTCAATATCCAGCCGTCGGGTCTCAGTCAGCGGCTGTTTGGCAGTCGCGTTTTGGCCAGCAGCGAGGGCCTTTACTACAAACTCCATCTGCCCGACCAACCCGACATGGATCGTCGCTGCCGTGAAGCCATCCTCGGCGGCGCGCCCGGTTACCAACAGGAGTTTCGCATCATCAACCAGGACGGGTCCGAGACGTGGCTGAGCGAAAGCGTCACCATCTCCGCCCTCGGCAACAAACGCTACTGGTTGGTCGGCGTGGCCACCGACATCACCCTGCGCAAGCGTCTCGAACAGGAAATGACCCGGGCCCGCGACAAAGCCGTCGAGGCTTCGCGACTGAAGTCCCAGTTTCTCGCCAACATGAGTCACGAAATCCGCACTCCGATGAACGGCATCATCGGCATGACGGACGTGTTGCTCGCCACCGAGTTGTCGGACCAACAGAAGCAGATGACCGAGGTCATCCGCCAGAGCAGCGACGCCCTGCTGCTGATCATCAACGACGTGCTCGATCTGTCGAAAATCGAAGCCGGCATGTTGAAGATCGAGCGCGCTCCGGTCGCCCTGCGCGACCTCCTGCAGGAAGTCACCGAACTGTTTGCACAGCCGGCCCGTGCCAAGGGGCTGGACCTCGATTGTCACATCGACTCCGCGGTCCCCGACACGGTTCCGAGCGACAGCCTGCGCCTGCGACAGATCCTCTCCAACCTGATCGGCAACGCCATCAAGTTTACCGAAACCGGCCGGGTGGCGGTCGACCTGCGGATCAGCACAGCGCCCCGCCAAATCCGTATCACTGTTTCGGATACAGGCCCCGGCATCCCTGCCGCCGAGCAGGACCGTTTATTCACCCCTTTCGTTCAGGTGGACGGGTCTTTCACCCGCCGCCATGGCGGCACCGGGTTGGGTCTGGCCATCTCCCGGGAGCTCGCCGAGCTCATGGGCGGCACCATCACGTTGAAAAGCCAACCCGGCGAAGGGGCCGCGTTCACCATCGAACTACCCGTGGAGCTACCGGCCGCCGAATCCCCCGCCGAGCCGGTTGTCCCTCCCTCCCCTCCCCCCGTAGCACCCGCGACCGCCGCCGCACCGGAGCCGACCGCCGCGGAAACGGCACCTGTCGCCACACCTGAGAACACGGCGTCGACCGACCTCGCCCGCGTGCTCTTGGTCGAAGACAACGTCACCAATCAACTGGTCGCGTCCCTGCAGCTCCAACGGATGCGGGTCGGCTTCGCCATCGCCAACCACGGCGAGGAAGCCTTGGAGATTTTGGCCCGGGAGACCTTCGATGCCGTGTTGATGGATTGCCAGATGCCGGTCCTCGATGGCTACACCGCCACGCAGCGCATCCGAGCCGGGGAAGTGGCGGGACTCGATGTAAACATCCCCGTCATCGCCCTGACCGCCCACGCCATGGTGGGAGACCGCGACCGCTGCCTGGCCGCCGGCATGAATGACTACGTGGCCAAGCCCATCACCATGCGCTCCCTGCAGGTCGCTCTCAAAAATTGCGGGGTGCTGCGGTCCGAGGACGCTCCCCTCCGCCCGAGAACTCCTGCCGCCGCGGCGACCCGCCCGTTGAATCTGCAACCCAGCGTAATCGCCGAATACCGGGAGCTTCCCGGCGAGCACCACCCTTCCCTGCTGGAGGATCTGTTGCACGAATTCTGTGACAACGCCCCCGCTGAGATGAAAAAGCTGCGCAAACATGTGGAGCGAAACGAGCCTGCCGAGGCCGCTCGCCAAGCCTTCGAGGTCGCCGGCTTGTGCGCCAACCTGGGTGCCAACGAGGGACGCAACACCTTGCTCGCCATGAGTGAGTCGCTCCGCCACGGCGACCCGTCCACCGCCCTGGCCCAGCTCAACGCCTGCGCCCCCCTGATCACCGAGATCGCCGCCGAGGCGCAACAGCTCCTCGATAAACTGGGCCACGAAAAACCGACTACTTGA
- a CDS encoding anthranilate synthase component II, which translates to MLLVIDNYDSFTFNLVQYFGQLGVEQRVFRNDQITPEEALALNPERVLISPGPCSPKEAGVSLEMIATFAGKVPLFGVCLGHQSIGHYFGGNVVRADRLMHGKTSPITHTDTDVFSGLPQGFAATRYHSLLIERASLPDCLAITAETAEGEIMGIRHKTLPIWGVQFHPESIATEGGMKILENFLALN; encoded by the coding sequence GTGCTTCTCGTCATCGACAACTACGACTCCTTCACCTTCAACCTCGTCCAGTATTTCGGGCAACTGGGCGTGGAGCAGCGTGTTTTTCGCAATGACCAGATCACGCCCGAGGAGGCCCTCGCCCTCAATCCCGAGCGCGTCCTCATCTCCCCCGGCCCCTGTTCGCCCAAGGAAGCCGGCGTCTCTCTCGAGATGATCGCCACCTTCGCCGGCAAAGTTCCGCTCTTCGGCGTCTGCCTCGGCCACCAGTCGATCGGCCACTACTTCGGCGGCAACGTCGTGCGCGCCGACCGCCTCATGCACGGCAAAACCTCGCCGATCACCCACACCGATACCGACGTGTTTTCCGGCCTACCCCAGGGCTTCGCCGCCACCCGTTACCATTCTCTGCTCATCGAACGCGCCTCCCTCCCCGACTGCCTCGCCATCACGGCCGAGACCGCCGAGGGCGAAATCATGGGCATCCGCCACAAAACCCTGCCCATCTGGGGCGTCCAGTTCCACCCCGAGTCCATCGCCACCGAAGGCGGCATGAAGATTCTGGAGAACTTTCTGGCGCTAAACTGA
- the tgt gene encoding tRNA guanosine(34) transglycosylase Tgt, translating into MPAHFDLITTDTATAARRGRLRTRHGVVETPIFMPVGTQGTVKALTPAHLREIGAQIILGNTYHLNLRPGSELVAEMGGLHKFMGWDKPILTDSGGFQVFSLAKLRKLKDNGIEFQSHLDGAKLFLGPKEVMQIQTNLGSDIAMVIDECPPWPCERDACASAVERSFRWAKQCRDIAVDSGFLAQRHHLFGIVQGSTFDDLRREAAEQLATLDLPGYAVGGVSVGEPEPEMLKQVGATTPFMPADKPRYTMGLGTPPQLLKMVALGVDMFDCVLPSRVARNGLVFTPDGPINLRNERFRSDPNPIVEGLANYTCRNFSRAYLRHLVIAEEMLAGTLLTLHNLHFYLDLMAQARAHIEAGDYGTWHLAWIERYEAGLK; encoded by the coding sequence ATGCCCGCCCACTTCGATCTCATTACCACCGATACAGCTACCGCCGCCCGTCGCGGCCGTCTTCGCACCCGTCACGGGGTGGTGGAGACGCCCATTTTTATGCCGGTCGGCACGCAGGGGACGGTCAAAGCGCTGACACCGGCCCACTTACGCGAAATCGGCGCGCAGATCATTCTGGGCAACACCTACCACCTCAATCTGCGCCCCGGCAGCGAACTGGTCGCGGAGATGGGCGGCCTGCACAAGTTCATGGGCTGGGATAAACCGATCCTGACCGACAGCGGCGGCTTCCAGGTCTTCTCCTTGGCCAAGCTGCGCAAGCTCAAGGACAACGGGATCGAGTTCCAAAGCCACCTCGACGGCGCGAAGCTCTTCCTCGGGCCCAAGGAGGTCATGCAGATCCAGACCAACCTCGGCAGCGACATTGCCATGGTCATCGATGAGTGCCCGCCCTGGCCGTGCGAGCGGGATGCCTGCGCCTCGGCGGTGGAGCGGAGTTTTCGCTGGGCGAAGCAATGTCGCGACATCGCGGTCGACTCGGGCTTTTTGGCGCAGCGCCACCACCTCTTCGGCATCGTGCAGGGGTCGACCTTCGACGATCTGCGCCGCGAGGCGGCCGAGCAGTTGGCCACGCTCGACCTGCCGGGCTACGCCGTGGGCGGCGTGAGTGTGGGCGAACCTGAGCCGGAAATGCTCAAACAGGTGGGCGCGACGACGCCCTTCATGCCGGCCGACAAACCCCGCTATACCATGGGCCTGGGCACGCCGCCGCAGTTGCTCAAAATGGTCGCGCTGGGCGTGGACATGTTCGACTGCGTGTTGCCGTCGCGCGTGGCGCGTAACGGTTTGGTGTTTACCCCGGACGGACCGATCAACCTGCGCAACGAGCGCTTCCGCAGCGATCCGAACCCGATCGTCGAGGGGCTGGCCAACTACACCTGTCGCAATTTCAGCCGCGCCTACCTGCGGCATCTGGTGATCGCGGAGGAGATGTTGGCGGGCACGCTGCTCACGCTGCACAACCTGCACTTCTACCTCGATCTGATGGCGCAGGCGCGGGCCCACATTGAGGCCGGCGATTACGGCACGTGGCACCTCGCCTGGATCGAGCGCTACGAAGCCGGGCTCAAGTAG